The DNA window GCAGCAGCACACCGAGCTGGCGCGACGAAAACTCGCGCAGGCGCAGCCGAGCCACCACATCGGCGACGTCGACCCCGGGGTCGAGCGGTTCAGGACCGAGCCGCGAAAGGAACGGATGGTGCGCCAGTTCCTCCTCTCGCCAGAGCGAGATATCCGAGGCACTGAATAGCCAGGCATCGTGACGGGCGGTGGAAAGCCGCAGCCGAGGGGAACGCGCGGTGACGGGCATCTCGCCGCGCCGGCCGATACGCCAGACACCGTAGAGCTGGTTGTGCGAATAGATCACCGAGCCCTCGTCGAAGCGGCTCAGCAGCGCCTTGCCCCGGCTCGTCACCGAGGTGAGCCGACGCCCTTCCAGCCGCGAGACCTGGGCCTGCAGATGAGGAAAAGCGAACCAAGCCCGCTCGATCACCCGGCCGCCGAGCAGGCGGTCGAGGCGATCGGCGAGACGACGGATCTCGGGACCTTCGGGCATCTCCCGGCTCAGCCCAGCGCGAGCTGACGTTCGTTGAGCAGGTGGAGCCGATCGCGCAGCTCGGCGGCGCGCTCGAACTCGAGATTCTGCGCGGCAAGGCGCATCTGCTCTTCGAGCCGGGCTGCCTCGCGCGCAAGCTCCTGCGGCCCCATCAGCGCCAGTGCCTGGTCGTCGGGGCCGGCCTTGGACGCGCTCGCGCCGCGCTCGTCGCGACGCTTGCTCCTGCGCGTGCCGGGTGCCTGGGCCCCCTCCATGATATCGGCGACGCTCTTGGTCACCGTCCGCGGCGTGATGCCGTGCTCGGCGTTGAATTCGACCTGCTTGGCGCGCCGGCGATCGGTCTCGTCGATCGCCCGACGCATCGAGTCGGTGATCCGGTCGCCATAGAGAATCGCCTTGCCGTTGGCGTTGCGCGCCGCCCGGCCGATGGTCTGGATCAGCGAGCGGGTAGAGCGCAGGAAGCCCTCCTTGTCGGCATCGAGAATCGCCACCAGCGAGACCTCGGGAATGTCGAGCCCCTCGCGCAGCAGGTTGATCCCGACCAGCACGTCGAACTTGCCAAGACGCAGATCGCGAATGATCTCGACGCGCTCGACGGTATCGATATCGGAGTGCAGGTAGCGCACCCGAATGCCGTGCTCATCGAGGTACTCGGTCAGGTCCTCGGCCATGCGCTTGGTCAGGGTGGTGACCAGCACCCGCTCGCCGACCTCGACGCGCAGGCGGATCTCGGAGAGCAGGTCGTCGACCTGAGTCGAAGCCGGACGCACCTCCACCACCGGGTCGAGCAGCCCGGTGGGGCGCACCACCTGCTCGACCACCTGGCCTGCGTGCTCTTCCTCGTAGTTACCCGGCGTCGCCGAGACGAACACCGTCTGCGGCACGATGCCCTCCCACTCCTCGAAGGTCATCGGCCGGTTGTCGAGCGCCGACGGCAGGCGGAAACCGTACTCGACCAGGGTCTCCTTGCGCGAACGGTCGCCGCGATACATGCCACCGACCTGCGGCACGCTGACGTGGGACTCATCGATGAACAGCAGGGCGTCGTCCGGCAGGTAGTCGAAGAAGGTCGGCGGCGCCTGCCCAGGCGCGCGCCCAGAGAGATAGCGCGAGTAGTTCTCGATCCCGTTGCAGTAGCCGAGTTCGAGCATCATCTCGATATCGTAGAGGGTACGCTGCTCGAGACGCTGCGCCTCGACCAGCTTGTCGTTGCTGCGCAGATGATCGAGGCGCTCCTTGAGCTCCGCCTTGATCGACTCGATCGCACCGAGAATGGTCTCGCGCGGGGTGACGTAGTGCGATTTAGGATAGATCGTCATCCGCGGCACCTTGCCGCGCACCTCGCCGGTCAAGGGGTCGAACAGGCTGATCGTATCGATCTCGTCATCGAACAGTTCGATGCGTACCGCCTCGTCCTCGGCATCGGCGGGGAAAACGTCGATCACGTCCCCGCGCACGCGATAGGTACCGCGGCGGAAATCGGCGTCGTTTCTGGTGTATTGCAGCTCGGCGAGCCGGCGCAGGAAGGAGCGCTGGTCGATCAGTTCGCCCCGGTTGAAGTGCATCCGCATCTTCATGTACTGCTCGGGATCACCCAGGCCGTAGATCGCCGACACCGAGACCACGATCAGGGCATCGCGCCGCTCGAGCAGCGCCTTGGTCGCCGACAGCCGCATCTGCTCGATGTG is part of the Halotalea alkalilenta genome and encodes:
- the nei gene encoding endonuclease VIII yields the protein MPEGPEIRRLADRLDRLLGGRVIERAWFAFPHLQAQVSRLEGRRLTSVTSRGKALLSRFDEGSVIYSHNQLYGVWRIGRRGEMPVTARSPRLRLSTARHDAWLFSASDISLWREEELAHHPFLSRLGPEPLDPGVDVADVVARLRLREFSSRQLGVLLLDQGFLAGIGNYLRSEALFFAGLLPEWRPRELDDAQCAMLAERILSVTRRAYRRAGVTNLAAWREPMIAQGLTRRHWRHAVFGRAGEPCHACGTPIGRRLVASRRLYCCPHCQR
- the uvrB gene encoding excinuclease ABC subunit UvrB, which codes for MSKPFRIESRYQPAGDQPAAIDSLVAGLEAGLAHQTLLGVTGSGKTFTMANVVERLQRPTIVLAPNKTLAAQLYGEFKAFFPDNAIEYFVSYYDYYQPEAYVPSSDTFIEKDASINDHIEQMRLSATKALLERRDALIVVSVSAIYGLGDPEQYMKMRMHFNRGELIDQRSFLRRLAELQYTRNDADFRRGTYRVRGDVIDVFPADAEDEAVRIELFDDEIDTISLFDPLTGEVRGKVPRMTIYPKSHYVTPRETILGAIESIKAELKERLDHLRSNDKLVEAQRLEQRTLYDIEMMLELGYCNGIENYSRYLSGRAPGQAPPTFFDYLPDDALLFIDESHVSVPQVGGMYRGDRSRKETLVEYGFRLPSALDNRPMTFEEWEGIVPQTVFVSATPGNYEEEHAGQVVEQVVRPTGLLDPVVEVRPASTQVDDLLSEIRLRVEVGERVLVTTLTKRMAEDLTEYLDEHGIRVRYLHSDIDTVERVEIIRDLRLGKFDVLVGINLLREGLDIPEVSLVAILDADKEGFLRSTRSLIQTIGRAARNANGKAILYGDRITDSMRRAIDETDRRRAKQVEFNAEHGITPRTVTKSVADIMEGAQAPGTRRSKRRDERGASASKAGPDDQALALMGPQELAREAARLEEQMRLAAQNLEFERAAELRDRLHLLNERQLALG